From the genome of Duffyella gerundensis, one region includes:
- the ydiK gene encoding AI-2E family transporter YdiK, with amino-acid sequence MKNLHRSMDLPQILFSLMFILILIVACFWVVQPFILGFAWASMVVIATWPLMLKLQSWLWGRRSLAVVAMTLILLLVFIIPVVLLVNSLIDNSAPVIAWITSGHLQLPALTWLNDVPVIGKKLFAGYHTQVDAGGTAIMRKVQPYIGRTTGFFFAQAGHFGRFMLHLGLMLLFSVLLYWRGEQVGNGIRHFAYRLASRRGDAAVLLAGQAIRAVALGVVVTALVQGVLGGIGLAISGIPYATLLTVLMIFFCLVQLGPLLVLVPAIIWLYWSGDTTWGTVLLVWSCVVGTLDNFLRPMLIRMGADLPMILILSGVIGGLVAFGMIGLFIGPVVLAVSYRLVSAWMHEAPAPDGSPQEVIDELAEDQEELRKTF; translated from the coding sequence ATGAAAAACCTGCATCGCAGCATGGATTTACCGCAAATACTGTTTTCACTGATGTTCATTCTTATTCTTATCGTCGCCTGCTTTTGGGTGGTGCAACCCTTTATCCTCGGCTTTGCCTGGGCGAGCATGGTGGTGATTGCCACCTGGCCGCTGATGCTCAAGCTCCAGTCCTGGTTGTGGGGACGACGTTCGCTGGCGGTGGTGGCCATGACGCTGATTTTGCTGCTGGTGTTCATTATTCCGGTGGTGCTGCTGGTCAACAGCCTGATCGATAACAGCGCACCGGTGATCGCCTGGATCACCTCCGGTCACCTGCAACTGCCTGCGCTGACCTGGCTCAACGACGTGCCGGTCATTGGCAAGAAGCTTTTTGCCGGTTATCACACCCAGGTTGATGCCGGGGGTACGGCCATTATGCGCAAGGTGCAGCCTTACATTGGCCGCACCACCGGTTTCTTTTTTGCCCAGGCGGGTCACTTTGGCCGCTTTATGCTCCATCTCGGTTTGATGCTGCTGTTCAGCGTGCTGCTCTACTGGCGTGGTGAGCAGGTGGGCAACGGCATTCGACATTTTGCCTATCGTCTCGCCTCACGCCGCGGTGATGCGGCGGTACTGCTGGCGGGTCAGGCGATCCGCGCCGTGGCGCTGGGTGTGGTGGTCACCGCGCTGGTGCAGGGCGTGCTCGGCGGCATTGGCCTCGCGATATCGGGCATTCCCTACGCCACGCTGCTCACCGTGCTGATGATTTTCTTTTGCCTGGTTCAGCTTGGGCCGCTGCTGGTGCTGGTGCCCGCGATCATCTGGCTCTACTGGAGCGGCGACACCACCTGGGGCACTGTGCTGCTGGTCTGGAGCTGCGTAGTGGGTACGCTGGATAACTTCCTGCGGCCGATGCTTATCCGCATGGGCGCCGATCTGCCTATGATCCTGATTCTCTCTGGCGTCATCGGCGGCCTGGTAGCTTTTGGTATGATTGGCCTGTTTATTGGCCCGGTAGTACTGGCGGTCTCTTATCGCCTGGTGTCGGCCTGGATGCACGAAGCGCCTGCGCCGGATGGCTCGCCGCAGGAAGTGATAGACGAGCTGGCAGAGGATCAGGAAGAGCTACGCAAGACCTTCTAA
- a CDS encoding FAD-binding and (Fe-S)-binding domain-containing protein: protein MIPQISQAPGLVQLVLTFLNTLEQQGFTGDTATSYADRLTVSTDNSIYQQLPDAVIFPRSTADVALIARVAGETRFESLVFTPRGGGTGTNGQSLNQGIVVDMSRYMNRILEINPEQGWVRVEAGVIKDQLNAWLKPYGFFFSPELSTSNRATLGGMINTDASGQGSLVYGKTSDHVLALRAVLLGGEILDTRAMPVALAEQLAQEQTPEGRIYATVLERCREQRALIVEKFPALNRFLTGYDLRHVLSDDLQTFDLTRILCGAEGTLAFISEARLDITPIPKARQLVNIKYNSFDAALRNAPLLVEAQALSVETVDSKVLNLAREDIVWHSVRELIADVPDQEMLGLNIVEFAGNDVALIDSQVNALCARLDALMAQQEAGVIGYQLCEDLAGIERIYAMRKKAVGLLGNAKGRAKPIPFVEDTAVPPQHLADYISDFRALLDSHGLSYGMFGHVDAGVLHVRPALDMCDPQQEMLMKQISDEVVALTARYGGLLWGEHGKGYRAQYSPAFFGDTLYNELRRIKAAFDPLNRLNPGKICTPIGVDDPMMPVDGVKRGTFDRQIPVAVRSDWRGAMECNGNGLCFNFDVRSPMCPSMKITANRIHSPKGRATLTREWLRLLVEKGVDPLELEQHLPTRSVSLRALISRTRNSWYASKGEYDFSHEVKEAMSGCLACKACSTQCPIKIDVPGFRSRFLQLYHTRYLRPVSDHLVAGVETYAPLMAKAPKAFNFFLRQPWLRELSRQHIGMVDLPLLSSPSLKQQLSGHPACAMTLEQLEAESAEKRANRVLIVQDPFTSYYEAQLVNDFVRLVEKLGYQPVLLPFSPNGKAQHVKGFLQRFARTAEKTADFLRRVARLGAPMVGVDPATVLCYRDEYQQTLGDKRGEFSVLMVQEWLSEVLAPRAVQPQTGESWYLFAHCTEVTALPASPNQWQGIFARFGATLENVSVGCCGMAGTYGHETKNLENSLGIYALSWHPQMQRLPRQRCLATGYSCRSQVKRIEGNGVRHPLQALLEMV, encoded by the coding sequence ATGATCCCACAGATTTCCCAGGCGCCAGGGTTGGTACAGCTGGTACTGACTTTCCTCAACACCCTTGAGCAGCAAGGCTTTACTGGTGATACCGCCACCAGCTATGCCGATCGCCTTACCGTCTCCACGGACAACAGCATTTATCAGCAGCTGCCCGATGCGGTGATTTTTCCCCGATCTACCGCCGATGTGGCGCTGATTGCACGCGTGGCGGGTGAAACGCGCTTTGAGAGCCTGGTGTTTACACCGCGTGGCGGCGGCACCGGTACTAACGGTCAGTCGCTGAATCAGGGCATCGTGGTCGACATGTCGCGCTACATGAATCGCATTCTGGAAATCAATCCTGAACAGGGCTGGGTACGCGTTGAGGCAGGCGTGATAAAAGATCAGCTCAATGCCTGGCTGAAGCCGTATGGCTTCTTTTTCTCACCGGAGCTTTCCACCAGCAACCGCGCTACGCTGGGCGGCATGATCAATACCGATGCCTCTGGCCAGGGATCGCTGGTGTATGGCAAAACGTCCGATCATGTGCTGGCCCTGCGTGCCGTGCTGTTGGGTGGGGAAATCCTTGATACGCGAGCCATGCCGGTGGCGCTGGCCGAACAACTGGCGCAGGAGCAGACGCCGGAAGGGCGCATCTATGCCACGGTGCTGGAACGCTGCCGCGAGCAGCGCGCGCTGATTGTGGAGAAGTTTCCGGCATTAAATCGCTTTCTGACCGGCTACGACCTGCGCCACGTGCTCAGCGACGATCTGCAAACCTTCGATCTGACCCGCATCCTGTGTGGCGCAGAAGGCACGCTGGCCTTTATCAGCGAAGCACGGCTGGATATCACGCCGATCCCAAAAGCGCGTCAGCTGGTGAATATCAAATACAACTCTTTTGATGCCGCATTGCGTAACGCGCCGTTGCTGGTCGAGGCGCAGGCGTTGTCGGTAGAGACCGTGGATTCAAAAGTGCTCAATCTGGCGCGGGAAGATATCGTCTGGCATTCGGTGCGTGAGCTGATTGCAGATGTGCCGGATCAAGAGATGCTCGGCCTGAATATCGTTGAGTTTGCCGGTAACGACGTGGCGCTGATCGACAGCCAGGTTAACGCGCTCTGTGCCCGGCTTGATGCGCTGATGGCGCAACAGGAAGCGGGCGTCATCGGTTATCAGCTCTGCGAGGACTTAGCGGGGATTGAGCGTATCTATGCGATGCGCAAGAAAGCGGTTGGTCTGTTGGGCAATGCCAAAGGGCGCGCCAAACCCATTCCGTTTGTGGAAGATACCGCCGTGCCGCCGCAGCATCTCGCCGACTATATCAGCGACTTTCGTGCGCTGCTGGACAGCCATGGCCTGAGTTATGGCATGTTTGGTCACGTTGATGCCGGCGTGCTGCATGTGCGACCCGCGTTAGACATGTGCGATCCGCAACAGGAGATGCTGATGAAGCAGATCTCCGATGAAGTGGTGGCACTGACCGCGCGCTATGGCGGATTACTGTGGGGCGAGCACGGTAAGGGATACCGCGCGCAATACAGTCCCGCCTTTTTTGGCGACACGCTGTACAACGAGCTGCGCCGCATCAAAGCTGCCTTTGATCCGCTGAACCGGCTGAATCCAGGTAAAATCTGTACGCCAATCGGCGTTGACGATCCGATGATGCCGGTTGATGGCGTCAAGCGCGGCACCTTTGATCGCCAGATTCCGGTGGCGGTACGCAGTGACTGGCGCGGCGCCATGGAGTGCAACGGTAACGGGCTGTGCTTTAATTTCGACGTACGCAGTCCGATGTGTCCCTCAATGAAAATCACCGCGAACCGCATTCACTCGCCAAAAGGCCGGGCGACCTTGACCCGTGAATGGTTGCGATTGCTGGTGGAAAAGGGTGTCGATCCGCTGGAGCTGGAGCAGCATCTGCCGACGCGTTCGGTGAGCCTGCGCGCCTTGATCAGCCGCACGCGCAATAGTTGGTACGCCAGCAAAGGGGAATACGACTTTTCGCACGAGGTAAAGGAGGCGATGTCGGGCTGTCTGGCCTGCAAAGCCTGCTCTACCCAGTGCCCGATTAAGATCGACGTGCCTGGCTTCCGATCGCGCTTCCTGCAGCTCTACCATACGCGCTACCTGCGCCCGGTAAGCGATCATCTGGTTGCGGGAGTGGAAACGTACGCGCCGCTGATGGCCAAAGCGCCGAAAGCGTTCAATTTCTTTCTGCGGCAGCCGTGGTTGCGTGAACTGAGCCGCCAGCATATTGGCATGGTGGATCTGCCGCTGCTTTCGTCGCCTTCACTGAAGCAGCAGCTCTCCGGCCATCCCGCCTGCGCAATGACGCTGGAGCAACTGGAAGCCGAAAGCGCAGAGAAAAGAGCCAATCGTGTGTTGATCGTGCAGGATCCTTTCACCAGCTATTATGAAGCGCAACTGGTTAATGACTTTGTTCGCCTGGTCGAAAAGCTGGGTTACCAGCCGGTGCTGCTGCCATTTTCACCAAACGGCAAGGCTCAGCACGTGAAAGGATTTTTACAACGCTTTGCCCGCACCGCCGAAAAAACCGCCGATTTCCTGCGCCGTGTGGCACGGCTGGGTGCGCCGATGGTGGGCGTCGATCCGGCGACGGTACTCTGTTATCGCGATGAGTATCAGCAGACGCTGGGCGACAAGCGCGGCGAGTTCTCGGTCTTGATGGTGCAGGAGTGGCTGAGTGAGGTACTTGCGCCGCGGGCAGTTCAGCCGCAGACCGGTGAATCCTGGTATCTGTTTGCGCATTGTACCGAAGTCACTGCCTTGCCGGCGTCACCAAATCAGTGGCAGGGCATTTTTGCTCGCTTTGGCGCCACGCTGGAAAACGTTAGCGTCGGCTGTTGCGGCATGGCGGGAACCTATGGGCACGAGACCAAAAACCTTGAAAATTCGCTGGGTATTTATGCGCTGTCGTGGCATCCGCAGATGCAGCGGTTGCCGCGTCAGCGTTGCCTGGCTACCGGCTATTCCTGCCGCAGCCAGGTGAAAAGAATTGAGGGTAATGGCGTGAGACATCCGTTACAGGCGCTGCTGGAAATGGTATAA
- a CDS encoding pyruvate, water dikinase regulatory protein, with the protein MNMIVERSVFYISDGTAITAEVLGHAVMSQFPVDTISVTLPFVENVQRALAVKAQINAICQQSGLRPLVFLSIVTPEVKEIIMQSEGFCQDIVQTLVAPLQQELGIAPAPVVHRTHGLTASNLGKYDARIAAIDYTLAHDDGISLRGLEDAQVILLGVSRCGKTPTSLYLAMQFGVKAANYPFIADDMDNLKLPAALRPFQHKLFGLTIDPERLAAIRQERAENTRYASLRQCRMEVGEVEALFRTQQIRYLNSTNYSVEEIATKILDIMGLNRRMF; encoded by the coding sequence ATGAATATGATCGTAGAAAGAAGCGTTTTTTATATTTCTGATGGCACGGCGATCACCGCCGAGGTGTTAGGGCACGCCGTCATGTCACAGTTTCCGGTTGATACCATCAGCGTCACGCTGCCCTTCGTGGAAAACGTACAGCGTGCGTTGGCGGTCAAAGCGCAAATTAATGCGATTTGCCAACAAAGTGGCCTGCGGCCGCTGGTGTTTTTGTCGATTGTGACGCCAGAGGTCAAAGAGATCATCATGCAGAGCGAAGGCTTCTGTCAGGATATCGTGCAGACGCTGGTGGCGCCGCTGCAGCAGGAACTGGGCATTGCGCCCGCGCCGGTGGTGCATCGCACGCACGGTTTAACCGCCAGCAACCTCGGCAAATACGATGCTCGCATCGCGGCGATCGATTATACCCTGGCGCACGACGATGGCATCTCGCTGCGCGGGCTGGAAGATGCGCAGGTGATCCTGCTCGGCGTCTCGCGCTGTGGCAAAACGCCCACCAGCCTCTATCTGGCGATGCAGTTTGGCGTCAAAGCGGCGAACTACCCTTTTATTGCCGATGATATGGATAATCTCAAGCTACCTGCTGCGCTGCGTCCTTTTCAGCATAAACTGTTCGGCCTGACCATCGATCCGGAACGTCTGGCGGCGATACGGCAGGAGCGCGCTGAAAACACGCGTTACGCCTCGCTGCGCCAGTGTCGTATGGAAGTGGGCGAAGTCGAAGCGCTGTTTCGCACCCAGCAGATCCGCTACCTCAACAGCACCAACTATTCGGTGGAGGAGATCGCCACCAAGATTCTGGACATTATGGGCCTGAACCGCCGCATGTTTTAA
- a CDS encoding 3-deoxy-7-phosphoheptulonate synthase — MNKTDELRTTRIDSLITPAELAARYPVSAEIADNVTASRQRIARILNGEDPRLLVVIGPCSLHDPDAALEYAKKLAVLRERHAGELEIVMRAYFEKPRTVVGWKGLISDPHLDGSCRVNEGLAIARKLLLDINRLNLPTATEFLDMVIGQFIADLISWGAIGARTTESQIHREMASALSCPVGFKNGTDGNTRIAVDAIRAARVSHMFLSPDKDGQMTVYQTSGNPSGHIIMRGGKQPNYHTEDIADAAASLAEFDLPQQLVVDFSHGNCLKQHQRQRDVAESICAQIRGGSRAIGGVMIESFLQEGAQKVVSGQPLQYGQSITDPCLGWEQSEEVLQMLADAVATRL; from the coding sequence ATGAACAAAACGGATGAGTTGCGCACCACGCGCATCGATAGCCTGATCACGCCTGCGGAACTTGCCGCCCGCTATCCGGTGTCAGCTGAAATCGCGGACAATGTTACCGCCTCGCGCCAGCGTATTGCCCGCATCCTGAACGGTGAGGATCCGCGCCTGCTGGTAGTGATCGGCCCCTGTTCCCTGCACGATCCGGACGCCGCGCTGGAGTATGCCAAAAAACTGGCGGTGCTGCGCGAGCGCCATGCCGGAGAACTTGAGATTGTGATGCGCGCCTATTTTGAAAAACCGCGCACCGTGGTTGGCTGGAAAGGTTTGATCTCCGATCCACACCTTGATGGAAGCTGCCGGGTCAATGAAGGCCTGGCGATTGCACGCAAACTGCTGCTGGATATCAACCGCTTAAATTTGCCTACTGCCACCGAGTTTTTGGATATGGTGATCGGCCAGTTTATTGCCGACCTGATCAGCTGGGGCGCTATCGGCGCGCGTACCACGGAAAGCCAGATTCACCGCGAGATGGCCTCGGCACTCTCCTGTCCAGTGGGCTTTAAAAACGGCACTGATGGCAACACGCGCATTGCGGTGGATGCCATTCGCGCCGCCCGCGTCAGCCATATGTTTCTTTCGCCGGACAAAGATGGCCAGATGACCGTGTATCAAACCAGCGGTAATCCTTCCGGTCATATCATTATGCGCGGCGGCAAACAGCCCAATTACCATACTGAAGATATCGCCGACGCCGCAGCCAGCCTGGCGGAATTCGATCTGCCGCAGCAACTGGTGGTGGACTTCAGCCACGGCAACTGCCTGAAGCAGCATCAGCGGCAGCGCGACGTGGCTGAATCCATCTGTGCGCAGATCCGCGGTGGATCGCGAGCGATTGGCGGCGTGATGATTGAGAGTTTCCTGCAGGAAGGCGCGCAAAAAGTGGTCAGCGGTCAGCCGCTGCAATATGGCCAGTCGATTACCGACCCATGCCTGGGTTGGGAGCAGAGCGAAGAAGTACTACAGATGTTGGCAGACGCAGTCGCCACCCGGTTGTGA
- the sufB gene encoding Fe-S cluster assembly protein SufB produces the protein MSQNSETPDDVQVWDGGRLKYKEGFFTQLETDEMANGINEDVVRAISAKRNEPEWMLEFRLKAYHAWTQMEEPHWLKANYAGLNYQDYSYYSAPSCGNCDDSCASEPGATQTDGSHPNSNYLTQEVEDAFNQLGVPVREGREVAVDAIFDSVSVSTTYRGKLAEQGIIFCSFGEAIHDHPELVQKYLGTVVPHNDNFFAALNSAVASDGTFVYIPKGVRCPMELSTYFRINAAKTGQFERTILIADEDSYVSYIEGCSAPVRDSYQLHAAVVEVIIHKNAEVKYSTVQNWFAGGEAEGGILNFVTKRALCEGDHSKMSWTQSETGSAITWKYPSVVLKGDYSIGEFYSVALTSGRQQADTGTKMIHIGKNTKSTIISKGISAGKSQNTYRGLVKIMPTATNARNFTQCDSMLIGAECGAHTFPYVETRNNSAQLEHEATTSRIGEDQLFYCLQRGISEDDAISMIVNGFCKDVFSELPLEFAVEAQKLLAISLEHSVG, from the coding sequence ATGTCACAAAACAGCGAAACCCCAGATGATGTACAGGTATGGGATGGCGGCCGTCTGAAGTACAAAGAGGGCTTCTTTACCCAGCTTGAAACCGATGAAATGGCCAACGGCATCAACGAGGACGTGGTGCGGGCAATTTCTGCCAAGCGTAACGAACCCGAGTGGATGCTGGAGTTCCGGCTCAAGGCTTATCATGCCTGGACGCAAATGGAAGAGCCGCACTGGCTGAAGGCGAACTACGCCGGCCTGAACTATCAGGATTACAGCTACTATTCTGCGCCGTCATGCGGTAACTGCGACGACAGCTGTGCATCGGAGCCGGGCGCGACCCAGACCGATGGCAGTCATCCCAACAGTAACTACCTGACGCAGGAAGTGGAAGACGCCTTTAATCAGCTGGGCGTGCCGGTTCGCGAAGGCCGTGAAGTTGCGGTAGATGCCATTTTTGACTCGGTATCGGTGTCAACCACCTACCGCGGCAAGCTGGCGGAACAGGGCATCATCTTCTGCTCATTCGGCGAAGCGATTCACGATCACCCGGAGCTGGTGCAGAAATATCTCGGTACCGTGGTTCCACACAACGACAACTTCTTTGCGGCGCTGAACTCAGCGGTGGCCTCTGACGGCACCTTTGTTTACATCCCGAAAGGCGTGCGTTGCCCGATGGAGCTTTCCACCTATTTCCGCATCAACGCTGCCAAAACCGGCCAGTTTGAGCGCACCATCCTGATCGCTGACGAAGACAGCTACGTCAGCTACATCGAAGGCTGCTCGGCGCCGGTACGTGACAGCTATCAGCTGCACGCGGCGGTTGTGGAAGTGATCATTCACAAAAATGCCGAAGTGAAATATTCCACCGTGCAGAACTGGTTTGCCGGCGGCGAAGCTGAAGGCGGCATTCTGAACTTCGTGACCAAGCGCGCCCTGTGCGAAGGCGATCACAGCAAGATGTCCTGGACGCAGTCTGAAACCGGTTCAGCAATCACCTGGAAATACCCAAGCGTGGTGTTGAAAGGGGATTATTCGATTGGTGAATTCTACTCGGTGGCGTTGACCAGTGGCCGTCAGCAGGCGGATACCGGCACCAAAATGATTCACATCGGTAAAAACACCAAATCGACCATTATCTCTAAAGGGATTTCTGCCGGTAAAAGTCAGAATACCTATCGCGGTCTGGTGAAGATCATGCCGACCGCGACCAATGCGCGTAATTTCACCCAGTGTGATTCGATGCTGATTGGCGCGGAGTGTGGTGCGCATACCTTCCCGTATGTGGAAACGCGCAACAATAGCGCGCAGCTGGAGCATGAAGCGACCACCTCACGTATCGGTGAAGATCAGCTGTTCTATTGTCTGCAGCGTGGCATCAGCGAAGATGACGCCATATCCATGATTGTAAACGGCTTCTGTAAAGATGTTTTCTCCGAGCTGCCGCTTGAGTTTGCCGTCGAAGCACAAAAATTGTTGGCTATCAGCCTTGAACATAGTGTGGGCTAA
- the sufA gene encoding Fe-S cluster assembly scaffold SufA — MATANPASFSPDDFVWKGLTLTDSAATQILNLVATDPAVSGLRLGIKQSGCAGFGYTMDLVSAAEEDDLEFTHNGASLFVPLQAMPFIDGTEVDFVREGLNQIFKFNNPKAQHACGCGESFGVE; from the coding sequence ATGGCAACAGCAAATCCTGCATCTTTCTCTCCGGATGATTTTGTCTGGAAAGGACTCACGCTGACGGACTCAGCGGCAACGCAAATTCTCAACCTTGTCGCTACCGATCCGGCAGTCAGCGGTTTACGTCTTGGCATTAAGCAATCCGGTTGTGCCGGGTTCGGCTATACCATGGATTTGGTGAGCGCCGCCGAAGAGGATGACCTGGAGTTCACGCACAACGGCGCCTCGCTGTTTGTGCCGCTTCAGGCGATGCCTTTCATCGACGGCACCGAAGTGGATTTTGTCCGCGAAGGCCTGAACCAGATCTTTAAATTCAATAACCCTAAAGCCCAACACGCCTGCGGATGTGGTGAGAGCTTTGGCGTCGAGTAA
- the ppsA gene encoding phosphoenolpyruvate synthase: MSNQGERSLVLWYNQLGMHDVDRVGGKNASLGEMITNLSSLGVSVPNGFATTSEAFNLFLDQSGLNERIYALLDETDVDDVSALAKAGQQIRQWIVETPFHGELETAIEQAYQQLSADDAEASFAVRSSATAEDMPDASFAGQQETFLNVQGIDAVMIAVKHVFASLFNDRAISYRVHQGYDHRGIALSAGVQRMVRSDLASSGVMFTIDTESGFDQVVFITAALGLGEMVVQGAVNPDEFYVHKPTLAANRPAIVRRNMGSKKIRMVYADSLEHGEQVRIEDVPQAERDRFALTDDEVQSLARQAMAIEQHYQRPMDIEWAKDGHTGKLFIVQARPETVRSNGQVMERYSLQGKGNVVVEGRAIGHRIGAGEVKVIHDISEMDRIQKGDVLVTDMTDPDWEPIMKKAAAIVTNRGGRTCHAAIIAREMGIPAVVGCGNATDLLRDGHQVTVSCSEGDTGYVYDALLEFEVKSSQVDEMPALPLKIMMNVGNPDRAFDFACLPNEGVGLARLEFIINRMIGVHPKALLEFDQQTPEVQQQIRELMKGFDDPVEFYVARLTEGIATLGAAFAPKRVIVRLSDFKSNEYANLVGGERYEPDEENPMLGFRGAGRYVADSFRDCFALECAAVKRVRNEMGLTNVEIMIPFVRTVDQAQAVVEELARQGLKRGQDGLKIIMMCEIPSNALLAEQFLEHFDGFSIGSNDMTQLTLGLDRDSGVVSALFDERNEAVKALLSMAIRAAKKQGKYVGICGQGPSDHEDFAAWLMEEGIDSLSLNPDTVVQTWLMLADLHKA; this comes from the coding sequence ATGTCTAATCAAGGCGAACGGTCGTTGGTGCTCTGGTATAACCAGCTTGGCATGCACGACGTTGATCGGGTGGGCGGCAAGAATGCGTCTCTGGGTGAAATGATCACTAACCTCTCATCTTTAGGCGTATCGGTGCCCAACGGGTTTGCCACTACGTCCGAAGCCTTTAATCTCTTTCTCGATCAAAGTGGCCTGAATGAGCGCATTTATGCGCTGCTGGATGAAACAGACGTTGATGATGTGTCGGCGCTGGCGAAAGCGGGCCAGCAAATCAGGCAGTGGATTGTGGAAACGCCGTTCCATGGCGAGCTGGAAACGGCGATTGAGCAGGCGTATCAGCAGCTTTCCGCCGATGATGCTGAAGCCTCTTTTGCCGTACGCTCTTCGGCTACCGCAGAAGATATGCCTGATGCCTCGTTTGCCGGTCAGCAGGAAACTTTCCTCAACGTGCAGGGCATTGACGCGGTGATGATCGCCGTTAAACACGTTTTCGCCTCGCTGTTTAACGATCGAGCGATCTCTTATCGGGTGCATCAGGGCTATGACCATCGCGGCATTGCGCTCTCTGCAGGCGTGCAGCGCATGGTGCGTTCCGACCTGGCGTCATCGGGCGTGATGTTTACCATCGACACGGAGTCGGGCTTCGATCAGGTGGTATTTATCACCGCTGCGTTGGGTCTGGGTGAAATGGTGGTGCAGGGCGCGGTGAATCCGGATGAGTTTTATGTACACAAGCCGACACTGGCGGCCAATCGTCCGGCTATCGTCCGGCGCAACATGGGTTCCAAAAAGATTCGCATGGTCTATGCCGACTCGCTGGAGCATGGCGAACAGGTAAGAATTGAAGATGTGCCGCAGGCCGAACGCGATCGCTTTGCGCTGACCGATGATGAGGTGCAGTCGCTGGCCCGCCAGGCAATGGCCATTGAGCAGCATTATCAGCGTCCGATGGATATTGAGTGGGCAAAAGATGGCCACACCGGCAAGCTGTTTATCGTCCAGGCGCGTCCGGAAACCGTGCGCTCCAACGGGCAGGTGATGGAGCGGTACTCGCTACAGGGCAAAGGCAACGTGGTGGTGGAAGGACGTGCTATCGGCCATCGTATTGGCGCAGGTGAAGTGAAAGTGATTCATGACATCAGCGAAATGGACCGTATCCAGAAAGGCGACGTGCTGGTGACCGACATGACCGATCCCGACTGGGAGCCGATCATGAAGAAAGCTGCCGCTATCGTTACCAATCGCGGCGGCCGCACCTGCCATGCGGCGATCATTGCGCGTGAGATGGGTATTCCTGCGGTGGTCGGCTGCGGCAATGCCACCGATCTGCTGCGCGATGGCCATCAGGTTACCGTCTCCTGCTCGGAAGGCGATACCGGTTATGTCTACGATGCGCTGCTCGAATTTGAAGTCAAAAGCTCGCAGGTCGATGAGATGCCGGCGCTGCCGCTGAAAATCATGATGAACGTGGGTAATCCCGATCGCGCCTTTGATTTCGCCTGCCTGCCCAATGAGGGCGTTGGCCTGGCACGGCTTGAATTCATCATCAACCGCATGATTGGCGTGCACCCCAAAGCGCTGCTGGAGTTTGATCAGCAAACGCCGGAAGTACAGCAGCAGATCCGCGAACTGATGAAGGGCTTTGACGATCCGGTGGAGTTCTACGTGGCGCGCCTGACTGAAGGCATTGCCACGCTGGGCGCGGCGTTTGCGCCGAAGCGGGTGATTGTGCGTCTCTCTGACTTCAAATCCAACGAATACGCCAATCTGGTGGGCGGCGAACGTTATGAGCCGGATGAAGAGAACCCGATGCTCGGCTTCCGCGGCGCCGGACGCTACGTGGCGGACAGCTTCCGTGACTGCTTTGCGCTGGAGTGCGCGGCGGTGAAGCGGGTGCGCAACGAAATGGGCTTAACCAACGTTGAGATTATGATTCCGTTCGTGCGTACCGTCGATCAGGCCCAGGCAGTGGTGGAGGAGCTGGCGCGTCAGGGGCTGAAGCGCGGTCAGGATGGCCTGAAAATCATCATGATGTGCGAAATCCCTTCCAATGCGCTGTTGGCCGAACAGTTTCTTGAGCATTTCGACGGCTTCTCGATCGGCTCTAACGATATGACGCAGCTGACGCTGGGGCTGGATCGTGACTCGGGCGTGGTCTCTGCACTGTTTGATGAACGTAATGAAGCGGTTAAGGCGTTGCTGTCGATGGCGATTCGTGCGGCGAAAAAACAGGGTAAATACGTGGGGATTTGCGGTCAGGGACCGTCGGATCATGAAGACTTTGCTGCCTGGTTAATGGAAGAGGGCATCGACAGCTTGTCGCTCAATCCGGATACCGTCGTGCAAACCTGGCTGATGCTGGCGGATTTGCACAAAGCATAA